One part of the Dyadobacter sp. 676 genome encodes these proteins:
- a CDS encoding transposase, which translates to MKKERRKFSASFKAKVAIEAIKEVQTVQELASKYEIHPTQIAAWKREFLEKAELVFSKEAPTTGNESENTKEKELYSKIGELQVQVDFLKKVLGK; encoded by the coding sequence ATGAAAAAGGAACGTAGAAAATTCAGTGCGAGCTTCAAAGCCAAAGTGGCTATTGAAGCGATTAAAGAGGTTCAGACCGTGCAGGAATTGGCCTCCAAGTACGAGATTCATCCAACACAGATAGCTGCCTGGAAGCGAGAGTTTCTGGAAAAGGCTGAATTAGTTTTCAGTAAAGAGGCACCCACCACTGGTAATGAATCCGAAAACACAAAAGAGAAGGAATTGTATTCTAAAATCGGTGAACTTCAAGTCCAAGTCGATTTTTTAAAAAAGGTCTTGGGGAAATGA